A stretch of the Myripristis murdjan chromosome 24, fMyrMur1.1, whole genome shotgun sequence genome encodes the following:
- the dtl gene encoding denticleless protein homolog has product MLFRSIVDRGLGRRRQSEPCFRYPLASLLEGYQCARHDEHISFGNLGDSVPPFGLAFSSAPGLHSALAVANEEGIVRLYNTESRENPVLKEWLAHENAVFDIAWVPGEASLVTASGDQMAKLWDVKSGELLGSFKGHQCSLKSVAFTQQEKAVFCTGGRDGNIMIWDTRCSKKDGFYRQVKQISGAHNKAERNTPSKVKKRRSCARGMAPSVDSQQSVTVVLFRDEHTLISSGAVDGIIKMWDLRKNYTAHHHDPTPLQTYPYPGSSSRKLGYSGLVLDSMGSNLLCNCTDDNIYMFNVTGLKTSPVAVFSGHLNSSFYVKSSISPDDQFLASGSSDHHTYIWKISDPESPPMMLQGHSQEVTSVAWCPTDFTKIASCSDDNTIRIWRLDRGMDGAKSSVGEANLVGWARPKAVSRRASPRPPSRAESTPAKNQRTESLGSLASPQLAACAPSGAALPLPSSTSSPIQVQDAKPSTHHQRTPSSIKHWFSPNRGSPSGQVSPPLRKVLSPCPQSPASSTPPSERRAKRRLETGDTSSGRCGDSEQCDCVTALYPDAKRSRRLPDVCCPAQDQQSRAERSKETRTQSDLHTEDSKQASPSRAGKENCSPGAVDWLSVMGQRMKKGQGSMSSPRNPSAFKKQESRTPTSASTIRSPQNMKKISSYFPRRTLE; this is encoded by the exons ATGCTGTTCCGCTCCATTGTAGACAGAGGGCTCGGTAGACGGAGGCAGAGTG AGCCGTGCTTCAGATACCCTCTGGCCTCTCTGCTGGAGGGCTACCAGTGTGCCCGACATGATGAGCACATCTCCTTTGGAAACTTGGGCGACTCAGTGCCTCCATTCGGCCTGGCCTTCTCCTCTG CACCAGGCCTGCACAGTGCCCTGGCAGTGGCCAACGAGGAAGGCATCGTCAGGCTCTACAACACAGAGAGCCGGGAGAACCCAGTGCTTAAAG AATGGCTGGCTCACGAGAATGCTGTGTTTGACATAGCCTGGGTACCAGGGGAGGCCAGCTTG GTCACTGCTTCAGGCGACCAGATGGCCAAGCTGTGGGATGTGAAATCAGGGGAGCTCCTAGGCAGCTTCAAAGGCCACCAGTGCAGCCTCAAGTCTGTTGCATTCACACAGCAGGAGAAAG CTGTATTCTGTACCGGGGGCAGAGATGGCAACATTATGATCTGGGACACTAGGTGCAGCAAAAAAG atGGTTTCTACAGGCAGGTGAAACAGATCAGTGGCGCTCACAACAAAGCAGAAAGAAACACCCCTTCTAAAGTGAAGAAGAGACGGTCTTGCGCGCGCGGCATGGCTCCCTCTGTG GATTCCCAGCAGAGCGTCACCGTGGTCCTGTTTCGGGATGAGCACACCCTCATCTCCTCTGGAGCTGTTGATGG AATAATCAAGATGTGGGATCTGAGGAAAAACTACACTGCGCACCACCACGATCCCACTCCTCTCCAGACGTACCCGTACCCTGGTTCCAGCTCACGCAAACTAG GTTATTCTGGCCTCGTCCTGGACTCCATGGGGTCGAACCTCCTGTGCAACTGCACTGATGACAACATCTACATGTTCAATGTCACTGGACTTAAAACGAGCCCAG tggCTGTCTTCAGTGGCCATCTCAACTCCTCATTTTATGTGAAGTCCTCTATAAGCCCAGATGACCAGTTTTTGGCCAGTGGCTCAAGTGACCATCACACATACATCTGGAAG ATCTCTGATCCTGAAAGTCCTCCCATGATGCTCCAAGGCCACAGtcaggaagtgacatcagtTGCATGGTGCCCCACAGATTTCACCAAG ATTGCCTCCTGTTCTGATGACAACACGATACGGATCTGGAGACTTGACCGGGGAATGGATGGAGCAAAATCCTCAGTGGGAGAGGCAAATCTTGTGGGTTGGGCTCGTCCAAAGGCTGTTTCAAGGAGGGCCAGTCCAA GGCCTCCATCCCGAGCTGAAAGCACTCCTGCCAAGAACCAGAGGACAGAGAGTCTGGGCAGTCTGGCTTCACCCCAGCTCGCTGCCTGTGCCCCCAGTGGAGCTGCCCTGCCTCTGCCCTCCAGCACCTCCTCGCCCATCCAGGTTCAGGACGCCAAGCCCAGCACCCATCACCAGAGAACCCCATCTTCCATCAAACACTGGTTTTCCCCCAACCGTGGGTCCCCCTCTGGTCAGGTCAGCCCTCCACTCCGTAAGGTGCTGAGCCCATGTCCCCAAAGCCCAGCGAGCAGCACCCCTCCCTCAGAGCGACGGGCGAAGCGCAGGCTGGAGACGGGTGACACTTCGTCTGGGCGCTGCGGGGATTCAGAGCAGTGCGACTGTGTTACGGCACTCTACCCCGATGCCAAGAGGAGCCGACGCCTGCCAGATGTCTGCTGCCCTGCCCAGGACCAGCAAAGCAGGGCAGAGAGGTCCAAGGAGACCCGCACACAATCAGACTTGCACACAGAGGACAGCAAACAAGCCTCGCCAAGTCGGGCTGGCAAGGAGAACTGCTCTCCTGGAGCAGTGGACTGGTTATCAGTGATGGGACAAAGGATGAAGAAAGGCCAGGGAAGCATGAGCAGTCCCAGAAACCCCAGCGCCTTCAAGAAACAAGAAAGCAGGACACCAACTTCAGCCTCG ACCATCCGCTCACcacaaaatatgaagaaaatcTCCTCCTATTTTCCAAGAAGGACTCTGGAATGA
- the ints7 gene encoding integrator complex subunit 7, translated as MSLSTARSFLSEAAYGEQELDANSALMELDKGLRSGKLGEQCEAVVLFPKLFQKYPFPILINSAFLKLADIFRLGNNFLRLCVLKVTQQSEKHLEKILNVDEFVKRVFSVIHSNDPVARAITLRMLGSLASIIPERKNAHHSIRQSLDSHDNVEVEAAIFAAASFSAQSKDFAAGICNKISEMIQGLDTPVDLKLKLIPMLQHMHHDANLASSSRELLQQLVTSYPSTPMVIVTLHTFTQLAASSLIDIPKQLQLLLQYLKDDPRKAVKRLAIQDLKLLAKKAPHLWTRENTQTLCECALTSPYNSLKLGMLAVLSTLSGTIAIKQYLSPVTGSSSVPPRLTDLVKLAQECCYHSNLAVAAHGVIVLTNISISCPEKDIVHLEQDTVLGVESLLMLCSQDSSPSAQATLKTTLTSLVQLLKSRPHLSQSAVEFLLGQLHSSCDSSRVLMCHALAAIATHLPVLGDGMLGDLVDLYRVASHSSTDKQQELLVSLATVIFVASQSSLSAEVKMVIKQQLENVANGWTVYRIARQASRMGCHELSSELYQSLRTRVASEHFYFWLNSLKEFSQAEQCLSHVEDGDYSAAMSAIAEALRSYQKGIASLTAASTPLSPLTFQCEFVKLRIDTLQALSQLICTCNSLKTSPPPAIATTIALTSGNDLQRCGRISMQMKVSMDEFRSLAARYADLHQSSFDADYATLRNVELQQQSCLLVSHVIEALILDPQAASFQEYGTLGSFQTESEYERRMMSVFNHVLEEVEGLSKKHPPVSYLHTGCLCDAVIALLKVPLSFQRYFFQKLQSTSIKLALSPSPRTPTEPIPVQNSQQLTLKVEGVVQHGSTPGLFRKIQSVCLNVTSILQSKTGPDYKIPLDSKTNEIEQRVEPHNDYFSTQFLLNFSILGTHTVTVEASVVDESGIEWKTGPKTTVSVKSLEDPYSQQLRHQLQQQGGAQSAPQRSAYARF; from the exons ATGTCGCTTTCAACAGCGCGGTCGTTTTTATCGGAAGCTGCTtatggagaacaagagcttgaCGCCAACTCGGCTCTTATGGAGCTGGACAAAG GGTTGAGGTCGGGAAAGCTCGGGGAGCAGTGTGAGGCTGTGGTGCTCTTCCCCAAACTCTTCCAGAAGTATCCTTTCCCCATCCTCATCAACTCTGCCTTCCTGAAACTAGCAGACATCTTCAGACTCGG AAACAACTTCCTGCGCCTGTGTGTGCTGAAGGTGACACAACAGAGCGAGAAACACCTGGAGAAGATCCTCAACGTGGATGAATTTGTCAAACGGGTGTTTTCTGTCATCCACAGCAATGATCCCGTGGCAAGAGCGATCACCCTCAG GATGCTTGGTAGTTTGGCGTCAATCATCCCTGAGAGGAAAAATGCTCACCACAGCATTCGCCAAAGCCTGGACTCTCACGACAACGTAGAAGTGGAGGCTGCCATATTTGCTGCTGCGAGCTTCTCTGCACAATCAAA AGATTTTGCAGCTGGAATCTGCAACAAAATCAGTGAGATGATTCAAG GTTTGGACACTCCAGTGGACCTGAAGCTGAAGTTGATCCCCATGCTGCAGCACATGCACCATGATGCCAACCtggcctccagcagcagagagctcctgcagcagctggtcaCCTCTTACCCCTCCACGCCCATGGTCATTGTCACCTTGCACACCTTCACCCAGCTGGCAGCCTCCTCTCTCATCGATATTCCTAAGCAG TTGCAGCTTCTTCTTCAGTACCTGAAAGATGACCCCAGGAAAGCTGTCAAGAGACTGGCAATTCAGGACTTGAAGCTCTTGGCTAAAAAGGCTCCTCACCTCTGGACCCGGGAAAACACTCAG accctgtgtgagtgtgcccTGACCAGCCCTTACAATAGTCTGAAGCTGGGGATGTTGGCTGTCCTCTCCACCCTCTCTGGAACAATTGCCATCAAGCAGTACTTGAGCCCTGTAACAG GTAGCTCTTCGGTTCCCCCTCGGCTCACTGACCTGGTTAAACTGGCACAGGAATgctgttaccacagcaacctgGCAGTGGCTGCTCATGGGGTTATTGTGCTCACCAACATTTCAATTTCCTGTCCAGAGAAAG ATATAGTACATTTGGAGCAGGACACAGTTTTGGGAGTGGAGTCTCTTCTGATGCTTTGCAGTCAGGACAGCAGCCCGAGTGCACAGGCCACGCTCAAA ACCACCCTCACCTCATTGGTTCAGCTGCTGAAGAGCCGACCCCACCTCAGCCAGTCAGCAGTAGAGTTCCTGCTCGGCCAGCTCCACTCCTCCTGCGACTCTTCCCGTGTTCTCATGTGCCATGCTCTGGCAGCCATCGCCACCCACCTACCAGTGTTGGGAGATGGCATGCTGGGAGATCTGGTGGACCTCTACAGAGTGGCCAGTCACTCCTCCACTGACAAGCAGCAGGAGCTCCTG GTTTCCTTGGCAACAGTGATTTTTGTGGCGAGCCAGTCCTCTCTGTCAGCTGAAGTGAAGATGGtcatcaaacagcagctggagaaCGTGGCTAATGGCTGGACGGTGTACCGCATCGCTCGGCAAGCCTCTCGCATG GGATGCCACGAGCTGTCCAGCGAGCTGTACCAGAGTCTGCGAACCCGTGTGGCATCAGAACACTTCTACTTTTGGCTGAACAGCCTGAAAGAATTCTCCCAGGCCGAGCAGTGCCTGAGTCACGTGGAGGACGGAGACTACAGTGCAGCCATGAGCGCCATCGCCGAGGCTTTGCGCTCCTACCAAAAGGGCATCGCCTCCCTCACA GCTGCGAGCACTCCTCTGAGCCCACTTACATTCCAGTGTGAGTTTGTAAAGCTGCGTATTGACACCCTGCAAGCCCTGTCGCAGCTCATTTGTACCTGCAACAGCCTGAAGACCAGCCCCCCTCCTGCCATCGCTACCACCATCGCCCTCACTTCGGGTAATGATCTGCAGCGCTGCGGACGCATCTCCATGCAG atgaaGGTATCCATGGATGAGTTCAGAAGCCTTGCTGCTCGTTATGCTGACTTACACCAGTCATCATTCGATGCAGACTATGCCACCCTGCGTAACGTGGAGCT ACAACAGCAGAGCTGCCTGCTGGTCTCCCATGTAATAGAGGCTCTGATACTGGACCCACAAGCAGCCAG TTTTCAGGAGTATGGCACCCTGGGGTCGTTCCAGACAGAGAGTGAGTATGAGAGACGGATGATGTCGGTCTTCAACCACGTACTAGAGGAAGTGGAGGGCCTTAGCAAGAAACACCCTCCTGTCTCTTACTTG CATACAGGTTGTCTCTGTGACGCTGTCATAGCTTTGCTCAAGGTCCCACTGTCCTTCCAGAGGTACTTCTTCCAAAAACTCCAGTCAACCAGCATTAAG CTtgccctctctccatccccgcGAACACCAACTGAGCCGATCCCGGTGCAGAACAGCCAGCAGCTGACTCTGAAGGTGGAAGGGGTGGTGCAGCACGGCTCGACCCCAGGACTCTTCAGAAAGATCCAGTCTGTCTGCCTCAATGTCACTTCCATTCTCCAGAGCAAGACGGGGCCTGACTACAAG ATTCCACTTGATTCCAAAACCAATGAGATTGAGCAGCGGGTAGAACCCCACAACGACTACTTCAGCACGCAGTTCCTGCTTAATTTCTCCATTCTGGGCACTCACACTGTCACTGTAGAGGCGTCAGTGGTGGATGAGAGCGGCATTGAGTGGAAGACCGGGCCTAAGACCACGGTGTCGGTGAAGTCCCTGGAGGATCCGTACTCCCAGCAGCTCCGccaccagctgcagcagcagggcgGGGCGCAGTCTGCTCCACAGAGAAGTGCATACGCCCGCTTCTAG